The genomic interval TGGCTGAGTCCGCGAACAGCGTGGTTCTCGACCCGCATGGACGTGAAGTGCCCGTACCCGACCAAACCCAATGCAGCGAGATCGGACTCGGTGATCGGCGACCCGTTGAGTTCCATGGGGCCAGTCTGTCATCGACCGGCCTGCCTGGAAGCAGCGCTGGGTGCTCAACGTCAGCGAAACGTCAGTGCAACGCCGTGAAGCGACAGTTCCGGCCAAGCGCCCGCACACCGATTCTGAGGTTCATGGAAACCACCGAGGGCAGGGCCGGGTTCGGTGCCCGGCCAGGCCGCTCGATACATGCGCAAGGGGTTCAGTGATGACCGACGATCTGCCGCAGCGTAATCCAGGAGCGACGTTGCCCACGCATTTCGAGCGGCTGGGCGAGGCGCTGGCAACGGTCATCGTCGCCCGAGACGAGTCCGGCGGCCCGCTAGCGCGGTCGTTCTCGTGCGACGAGGCGACGATGCGACGGGTCGCTGAGCAATTACCGCTATGGACCGGCGACCCTGCGGCCGATTGATCCGCCATGGAGCGCCGCCTGGTCGTTGACTTCGACATCCCGGGAGTGCCGGTACAGCACTACCGAGCAGAGCGGTGTGCCGCAGAGGCATTCGCCGCCGAAGCAACACGACAGGGACTGGCGCGTGTGACGGTCGACGATCTGGCGACCGACGAGATGAAACAACTTCCGTACCAGCGGCTTTTCCTACCCAGCAGAAGGGACGACCACACTGATGGACTCGATACGAGCACCGATGCGGCCTGGCATGCGGCCGATGGACCGCATGCCCGCCATTATCTGCACTGATGTCGGGCACGACCCGGACGATTTGCTGGCGCTCATCCTCGCTGCGGCGGCGCTGCCGCTGCGGCTGGTGGTGACCAGTGACGAATTCGGCGGCGGTCAACGCGCAAGGCTGGCGCGGTTCCTGCTGAACTTGTGCGGGCGAACCGGGGTCGTGGTGGTCGCCGGCGCGGAAATCGAGGGCGCGCAAGCGCGATGGGTGTGCGACGGTCTGGTGCCCGCCGGATTCCCGCCAGTCTCGGCGCCGGTGACCGGGTCGGTAATCGACGCCGTGCGCGCGGTGCTGGGCGAGACCGGGCGTGCGGCGTGGATCGGTCAGGGACCGATGAGCAACCTGGCCCACCTCTACGCCGACGCACCGGGGTTGGCGCGGCGGCTGACGATCATGCAGATGGGCGGCGGCTTCGCCCATCTGTACAGACGGCCCGATCGTGCCTCGCACAACCTGCGCATGGACCCCGCAAGCGCCCGGACGGTGCTGACCGCGCCCGATCTGGACGTAGCCTTGGTGACCTCCGATGTCACCTTCACCCCCGAGACCGCGATCGACGCGGACAGCGAGGTGTATCAGCTGCTCGCGGCGGCCAACGCGCCGAAGTGGGCGAAACTCGTCGCTGCGGGCTACGACCGATGGTTCGCCGGGGAACGTTCCGCGTCGATGGCGGCCGACCCGCTGACCGTGACCGCTGCGGCCGGGATGGGCTTCGTCGAGTTCGCCACCCATCACGTGACGGTGGCGCCGGACGCGCGCATGTACGACAACCCCGACGGTGTGGCCCTGTCCATGTCGGTGGCGGCGGACTATGCGGCGTTTCGGGCGTGGGTCACCACGGTGGTGCAGCATGCTCTCGAGGTCGGGATGCGATACGACCCCGCCTTGATCGGGCATAAGCCGGGGAACACCCGACCCGTGGCCACCGGGCACGCCATGCCGATCGGTACCCGGTAATGGCCGACAGCCTGGTGCGAGGGCACCTGAACCCGGCCACCTTGACACACACCCAATCCAATATCGGCGACTGCTTCGCCGACCCCGGCGCACTGACCTACGGCCAGGCCCTGCATGCCCAGACGCTGCACCAGTACTGCTCACCGAGCTGCGGTGTCCGCAACCGAATCGATGAACAGCTCGGGACTGCGGCCAGTGAAATCGGAGAGGCGAGCTCAGATGACTAGTCCCCGTCGCGCAGACAATGAGGCGATCGTGCTCGATCCGTCTCAGGCACACAGCGGACGCATTCACGACGTCCTGTTGGGTGCGGGCAAAGACGCCTATCTGGTGGACCTCGAGGCCGGTCACAAGCTGATCACCCACTCCCGCGCCTTTCTGGTCGCGGCCCGCGCGACACGTTTGTGGCTGCTGCGGGCCGTGCGGTACCTGGCAAGTGAACAGCTGGTACGGCAGTTCGTCGAACTCGGCAGCGGCTACCCATGCTCGCCGAACCTGCACGAGGTAGCCCGCAACTGCGCGCCGACCGCACGCATGGTCTACGTCGATCACGACCCGGTGGTCGCCGCCCACGGCCGAGTATTTCTCGCCGACGAACAAACTGAATTCGTCCACGCCGATCTGAGCGACACCGACGCCCTCGTCACCGAGATCACCGCTGCCATGGATCCGAGCGAGCCGATCGCGGTGTGTCTGTCGTTCGTCGCCGAATTCCTGCCCGACCCGGGCATGGTCGTGGACGCGGTCACGACCATGCTGCCGAGCGGCTCGTTCCTGGCACTCAGCCATATCACACGTGACGCTGATCCCGGCCCCGTCGACCGCGCGGCCGATATCTACACCGGATTCGGCATCGAATTCCGTTCTCGCAGTCGCGACGAGGTCGCGGCACTGCTGGCCGGCTATGACCTCGTCGA from Nocardia wallacei carries:
- a CDS encoding SAM-dependent methyltransferase — protein: MLDPSQAHSGRIHDVLLGAGKDAYLVDLEAGHKLITHSRAFLVAARATRLWLLRAVRYLASEQLVRQFVELGSGYPCSPNLHEVARNCAPTARMVYVDHDPVVAAHGRVFLADEQTEFVHADLSDTDALVTEITAAMDPSEPIAVCLSFVAEFLPDPGMVVDAVTTMLPSGSFLALSHITRDADPGPVDRAADIYTGFGIEFRSRSRDEVAALLAGYDLVEPGLVAPHRWWSPHDVDQRRARNLGWEPPQADDLCCRAAVGRLR
- a CDS encoding nucleoside hydrolase, producing MPAIICTDVGHDPDDLLALILAAAALPLRLVVTSDEFGGGQRARLARFLLNLCGRTGVVVVAGAEIEGAQARWVCDGLVPAGFPPVSAPVTGSVIDAVRAVLGETGRAAWIGQGPMSNLAHLYADAPGLARRLTIMQMGGGFAHLYRRPDRASHNLRMDPASARTVLTAPDLDVALVTSDVTFTPETAIDADSEVYQLLAAANAPKWAKLVAAGYDRWFAGERSASMAADPLTVTAAAGMGFVEFATHHVTVAPDARMYDNPDGVALSMSVAADYAAFRAWVTTVVQHALEVGMRYDPALIGHKPGNTRPVATGHAMPIGTR